A stretch of the Filimonas lacunae genome encodes the following:
- a CDS encoding MauE/DoxX family redox-associated membrane protein, producing MKKWVIEIICLLFVVLFGYAAISKLVDYQQFITQLQESPLKRFANTIAWLTPTSEIVLAVLLLLPKTRRLALYGSFLLMMGFTVYIIYLLKFSPDVPCSCGGLLETMNWTQHLVFNIVFTLLSLIGIVLLRRSRESDQLLQFRTKLLYGTMSAIVLALIVGAVSVSAIGLHTPPPIKPGAPMPNFSFQLMDGKSSMSTSDIPDGKPVVLVYFSPTCGHCQDELIELTQKKEAIKDMRFYFISSSDFKKVKVLHDTLQLSRFDNITLGVDTARYFYKSFKPTGTPYQVIYNKEKKLHFIIPGESSVETLVGVANNNNKS from the coding sequence ATGAAAAAATGGGTAATTGAAATTATTTGCCTGTTGTTTGTGGTGCTGTTCGGTTATGCCGCCATCAGCAAACTGGTAGACTACCAGCAGTTTATCACACAGCTACAGGAATCTCCGCTAAAACGTTTTGCTAATACCATAGCCTGGCTAACCCCCACCTCCGAAATAGTGCTGGCGGTGTTGCTACTGCTCCCTAAAACCCGCAGGCTGGCATTGTACGGTTCGTTTTTATTGATGATGGGTTTTACTGTGTATATTATATACCTGTTGAAGTTTAGTCCTGATGTTCCCTGTAGCTGTGGCGGATTGCTGGAAACCATGAACTGGACGCAGCACCTGGTATTTAATATTGTTTTTACCCTGTTGTCGCTGATAGGTATCGTATTATTACGACGCTCCCGTGAAAGCGACCAGCTGCTGCAATTTCGCACGAAGCTATTATATGGCACTATGTCAGCTATCGTGCTGGCGCTGATTGTTGGTGCAGTATCGGTATCTGCCATCGGCCTGCATACGCCGCCGCCTATTAAACCAGGCGCTCCCATGCCCAATTTCAGCTTTCAGCTGATGGATGGCAAGTCCAGTATGAGCACTTCCGACATACCCGATGGCAAACCTGTAGTGCTGGTCTATTTCTCTCCTACCTGTGGCCATTGCCAGGATGAACTGATTGAGTTAACGCAGAAAAAAGAAGCGATTAAAGACATGCGGTTTTATTTTATCAGCAGCTCTGATTTTAAGAAAGTGAAAGTATTGCATGATACCTTACAACTGTCCCGCTTCGACAATATTACCCTGGGTGTAGACACTGCCCGGTATTTCTACAAAAGCTTTAAACCAACAGGCACCCCTTACCAGGTCATTTATAATAAAGAGAAAAAGCTACACTTTATCATTCCCGGAGAATCGAGCGTAGAAACCTTAGTAGGTGTAGCCAATAACAATAATAAATCCTAG
- a CDS encoding DUF262 domain-containing protein has translation MAELYVSKKTVGKLFSEMQNRKFVIPDYQRPYKWNIEKCETLWSDIENFAQTDATSGADYFLGTIVSYTNDDKNQEIIDGQQRITSFMLLLRAFYRKLEDMTEDARVMGLKNQLAPCIWDVDKVSQVVTDKTKIHIVSEVATEEDNETFHRILETGDVSETLEDNYSKNYRFFKKRCDEYAMVNPMQWQELCVTILSQCIILPIECDAQDTALTIFSTLNDRGMPLADSDIFKAQIYRNCPTQDKRKEFTETWKELTQICKRGHLSIDDIFRYYSHALRARVGDKSKEVGLRKFYAENKYERLKNADLMSEIMTLAFFWRFVNAEIEPENEYQYSISTKARIHLHCLSCYPNEFWKYATSVFFLKHKDSETFEQDFEQMLQKLIAFLFAKFIEQPSVNAIKDDIYNACISLNVSKEHPYKFNLNEELLSQQIDGHSSSRISRALLLLYAYLNPNQTQLIPGTFDIEHIFPKKWQEANYNGWSNSDAALYLDRFGNKTVFEKKLNIQAGNGYFGVKKQKYKVSGIATVLELSNYSKSDWVKMDIEEREKNFKIALLNYFKTNLAVNN, from the coding sequence ATGGCAGAATTATACGTAAGTAAAAAGACCGTAGGGAAATTGTTTAGCGAAATGCAAAACAGGAAATTTGTTATTCCGGATTATCAACGACCGTATAAATGGAATATTGAAAAATGCGAAACATTATGGAGCGATATTGAAAATTTTGCCCAAACAGACGCTACATCGGGTGCTGACTACTTTTTAGGAACAATAGTTTCTTATACAAACGACGATAAAAACCAGGAAATAATTGATGGGCAACAACGTATTACTTCTTTTATGTTGTTATTACGTGCGTTTTACAGGAAACTGGAAGATATGACAGAAGATGCCCGGGTTATGGGCTTAAAGAACCAACTTGCGCCTTGTATCTGGGATGTAGATAAAGTATCACAGGTAGTTACTGATAAAACAAAAATCCACATTGTATCAGAAGTGGCGACAGAAGAGGATAATGAAACATTTCACCGGATTTTGGAAACAGGAGATGTGAGTGAAACGTTAGAAGACAACTACTCAAAAAATTACCGTTTTTTTAAAAAAAGATGTGATGAATACGCAATGGTGAATCCTATGCAATGGCAGGAGCTTTGTGTGACCATCCTTTCTCAATGTATTATTCTTCCCATTGAATGTGATGCGCAGGATACGGCTTTGACCATTTTTTCAACACTGAACGATAGGGGGATGCCTTTGGCTGACTCCGATATTTTTAAGGCACAAATTTATCGTAACTGCCCAACACAGGACAAGAGAAAAGAGTTTACAGAAACATGGAAAGAACTTACGCAAATATGCAAGCGGGGGCATCTTTCCATTGATGACATTTTTCGTTATTATTCTCATGCTTTAAGGGCAAGAGTTGGTGACAAATCAAAAGAGGTAGGGCTACGTAAGTTTTATGCAGAAAATAAATACGAACGTTTAAAGAATGCAGACTTAATGAGTGAAATTATGACTTTAGCGTTTTTCTGGCGTTTTGTAAACGCGGAAATTGAACCCGAAAACGAATATCAATATTCGATTTCAACCAAAGCCAGAATTCATTTGCATTGTTTAAGTTGTTATCCCAACGAATTTTGGAAATATGCCACAAGTGTGTTTTTTCTGAAGCATAAGGATAGTGAAACTTTTGAACAAGACTTTGAACAAATGCTGCAAAAGTTAATAGCATTTTTGTTTGCTAAGTTTATTGAGCAACCTTCTGTAAACGCTATTAAAGATGATATTTACAATGCCTGCATTTCGCTAAACGTAAGCAAAGAGCATCCATACAAATTCAATTTAAATGAAGAATTGTTGAGTCAGCAAATTGACGGGCATTCTTCTTCAAGGATTTCAAGAGCTTTACTTTTGTTATATGCTTACCTGAACCCCAACCAAACGCAATTAATTCCAGGTACGTTTGATATTGAACATATTTTTCCGAAGAAATGGCAGGAAGCCAACTACAATGGTTGGTCTAACAGTGATGCGGCATTATACTTAGATAGATTTGGTAATAAAACTGTGTTTGAGAAAAAGCTAAATATACAAGCAGGTAATGGCTATTTTGGAGTGAAAAAACAGAAATATAAAGTTTCAGGTATTGCGACAGTTTTGGAACTATCGAATTATTCAAAAAGCGATTGGGTTAAAATGGACATTGAAGAACGGGAAAAAAATTTTAAAATAGCATTATTAAATTATTTTAAAACAAACCTGGCAGTCAACAACTGA
- a CDS encoding glycoside hydrolase family 78 protein, translating to MKMIKPLLLVFCCLVVCAAKAQLLQQGAWITNTEDTAARGTPYFRKVFSAGKPVAKATLEVCGVGYHMTYVNGKPVTSAVLEQGYTRYDKRLLYTTYDITALLQKGENCLAAELGNGWYNAQSYTIWFFHMIGWRKTPRLLAALQLEYADGSKETIVTDNSWKCTVGPGRFNSMHAGEIYDARKEIPGWNAPGLNDASWQKVMVTSAPGGMLEKQDMPSAVIINRITPVSVTALGSKRWLYDMGQNFAGVVTLQVQGKAGDTITLHYGEVLNADGSINLAHNAGQMMVPPGDLTFQTDKYIVKGDGVETYTPRFTYHGFQYVQVETDGAATFDKKALTGLFYSTDFTPTGSFSSSDTMLNKLYKAAIQSYRSNFISIPTDCPQREKMGWTADAHIAAELGLWNFDAASGYRKWLRDLRDVQLADGNLPGVAPTLGRGYHWTDRNDDGFGPAWGSALPLVTWYLYMYGGDTAVVRENYAAIKLFTERMRRRANGFIYNTGFGDWVSLQQTPVPFISTAYFYSDTRLLSKMAAIVGEKDDARQYALLADSIGKAFNDTFLHDKNGLYGDTALTALSGALFHGLCPPALQKKVAERLAAGVQKRNYHADFGVLGTKYVLPALSDNGYADIAYRLLTDTGYAGWGHWIANGATTLYEDWPGAESHNHVFFGDYGAWFFKSLAGIRPDESAPGFQRFTIQPVFPEKLEWIKAAHTTRYGVIEVEWRRVKKQIKLGIQVPPGTTAVVKLPGRPDKTYRAGKYLLAF from the coding sequence ATGAAAATGATAAAGCCGTTGCTACTGGTGTTTTGTTGTTTGGTTGTGTGTGCAGCAAAGGCACAATTATTACAGCAAGGAGCCTGGATAACCAACACCGAAGACACTGCTGCCCGTGGAACACCTTATTTCAGAAAAGTATTCTCTGCCGGGAAACCTGTGGCTAAAGCTACGCTGGAGGTTTGCGGTGTGGGTTATCATATGACTTATGTAAACGGTAAACCGGTAACCAGCGCCGTGCTGGAACAGGGCTATACCCGTTACGACAAGCGTTTGTTATATACGACCTATGACATCACTGCCTTATTACAAAAGGGAGAAAACTGCCTGGCTGCAGAGCTGGGAAACGGATGGTATAACGCACAAAGTTATACCATCTGGTTTTTTCACATGATAGGCTGGCGTAAAACGCCACGTTTGCTGGCGGCATTGCAGCTGGAATATGCGGACGGCAGCAAAGAAACAATTGTTACAGACAACAGCTGGAAATGCACGGTTGGTCCCGGACGTTTTAACAGCATGCATGCCGGTGAGATATATGATGCCCGCAAAGAAATTCCGGGTTGGAATGCCCCGGGATTGAATGATGCCAGCTGGCAGAAAGTGATGGTGACAAGTGCCCCGGGTGGCATGCTGGAAAAGCAGGATATGCCATCAGCGGTGATTATTAATCGTATTACACCGGTTTCCGTTACAGCTTTGGGCAGTAAGCGCTGGCTATATGATATGGGCCAGAACTTTGCGGGTGTGGTTACGTTGCAGGTACAGGGCAAGGCGGGGGATACCATTACGTTACATTACGGCGAGGTATTGAATGCAGATGGCAGTATTAATCTTGCGCACAATGCCGGGCAAATGATGGTGCCGCCTGGTGATTTAACGTTTCAAACAGATAAGTATATAGTAAAAGGGGATGGCGTGGAAACCTATACTCCGCGGTTTACGTATCATGGGTTTCAATACGTACAGGTAGAAACAGACGGGGCTGCCACCTTTGATAAAAAGGCCCTCACAGGGTTGTTTTACAGTACCGATTTTACACCTACAGGTAGCTTCAGCAGTTCGGATACGATGCTGAATAAGTTATATAAGGCGGCTATACAAAGCTATCGCAGCAATTTCATCAGTATACCTACAGATTGCCCGCAAAGGGAGAAAATGGGCTGGACAGCAGACGCGCATATTGCTGCGGAGCTGGGCCTGTGGAACTTTGACGCAGCCAGCGGTTACCGCAAATGGTTGCGCGACCTGCGCGATGTGCAGCTGGCAGATGGTAACCTGCCGGGGGTAGCGCCTACTTTAGGCAGAGGCTATCACTGGACTGACAGAAATGACGATGGCTTTGGGCCCGCCTGGGGAAGTGCCTTGCCGCTGGTAACCTGGTATTTGTATATGTATGGTGGTGATACGGCAGTAGTGCGTGAAAATTACGCTGCCATTAAATTATTTACGGAGCGGATGCGACGGAGAGCGAATGGGTTTATCTATAACACTGGTTTTGGTGATTGGGTAAGCTTGCAGCAAACACCTGTGCCATTTATTTCTACGGCCTATTTTTATTCCGACACCAGGCTGCTTTCGAAAATGGCTGCTATAGTAGGGGAAAAAGACGATGCGCGACAGTATGCCCTGCTGGCAGATAGTATTGGTAAAGCCTTTAATGATACCTTTTTACACGATAAAAACGGGTTGTATGGCGATACCGCTTTAACTGCCCTAAGTGGTGCTTTGTTTCACGGATTATGTCCGCCAGCCTTGCAAAAAAAGGTGGCGGAGCGCCTGGCCGCAGGTGTACAAAAACGGAATTACCATGCCGACTTTGGCGTGCTGGGGACGAAATATGTGTTACCGGCATTGAGTGATAATGGCTACGCAGATATTGCTTATCGTTTGCTTACTGATACCGGTTATGCCGGCTGGGGGCATTGGATTGCCAATGGTGCTACTACCCTTTATGAAGACTGGCCCGGAGCTGAATCGCACAACCACGTGTTCTTTGGAGATTACGGCGCCTGGTTTTTTAAGAGCCTGGCAGGTATTCGCCCGGACGAAAGTGCACCAGGTTTTCAGCGATTTACTATTCAACCAGTGTTTCCGGAAAAACTGGAATGGATAAAAGCAGCACATACTACCAGGTATGGTGTTATTGAAGTGGAATGGAGGCGCGTGAAAAAACAAATTAAACTGGGTATACAGGTGCCGCCCGGAACCACCGCAGTGGTGAAGTTGCCTGGACGGCCTGATAAAACATACCGGGCCGGAAAGTATCTGCTTGCTTTCTAG
- a CDS encoding RNA polymerase sigma factor: MNEDVYILKRLFQGISNGEQPAFNEFFRQYNPMVCKLLYKLTGCWDTSKDLAQHFYEDLWEKRAKLPEIANPGGYMYSTLVFMYRKYNRDKKTATTAIQRLPQPNFTNETQERLDEREMQLRIDKAAAQLPDLQRKVYERRRYVKREYDVIAAELNITPQTAKAYYYQAVKFLRAQIEGTAKDK; the protein is encoded by the coding sequence ATGAATGAAGATGTTTACATACTGAAGCGTTTATTTCAGGGGATTTCCAATGGGGAGCAGCCTGCTTTTAACGAGTTTTTCAGACAGTACAATCCCATGGTATGCAAACTGTTGTATAAGCTAACCGGATGTTGGGACACTTCTAAAGATCTGGCCCAGCATTTTTATGAAGATCTATGGGAGAAACGGGCTAAATTACCTGAAATAGCGAATCCGGGTGGGTATATGTACTCCACCCTTGTATTTATGTACCGTAAATATAACCGTGATAAGAAAACAGCTACCACGGCTATACAACGATTGCCACAGCCGAACTTTACCAACGAAACACAGGAGCGGCTGGATGAACGTGAAATGCAGTTGCGGATAGACAAAGCCGCCGCACAGCTGCCCGATTTGCAACGGAAGGTGTATGAACGCCGCCGTTATGTAAAACGGGAGTATGATGTTATTGCAGCAGAACTGAATATTACCCCGCAAACCGCCAAAGCTTATTACTATCAGGCTGTTAAGTTTTTGCGCGCACAGATTGAAGGAACAGCAAAGGATAAATAA
- a CDS encoding RNA polymerase sigma factor, with protein MYTNLSDSELLQCMRKDDELAFSEMYSRFSEKMLRYAYNRTGELTASEEVVQDAFMGLWRNRASTDILNAEAYLATAVKYHAINYLHKHRRLPLACAQVPDNTAAGSLEEHLEFKYLMQRMMQEANRLPAKSRFIFWSHNRNMSVIDIARKLNMKPEAVKKNLYRTIMRLKEVVRSVMISLFF; from the coding sequence ATGTATACCAACCTTAGTGACAGTGAATTGTTGCAGTGCATGCGTAAAGATGATGAACTGGCTTTTTCGGAAATGTATTCCCGTTTTTCTGAAAAAATGCTGCGTTATGCCTATAACCGCACGGGTGAGCTAACTGCCAGCGAAGAGGTAGTGCAGGATGCCTTTATGGGTCTCTGGCGAAATAGAGCTTCTACTGACATTCTCAATGCCGAAGCTTACCTGGCTACCGCTGTTAAATACCACGCTATTAATTATTTACACAAACATCGCCGCTTACCACTTGCCTGCGCCCAGGTGCCGGACAACACCGCTGCCGGAAGCCTGGAAGAGCATCTGGAATTTAAATACCTGATGCAGCGCATGATGCAGGAAGCGAACCGCCTGCCCGCTAAAAGCCGTTTTATCTTCTGGAGTCATAACAGGAACATGAGTGTGATAGACATTGCCCGCAAGCTGAACATGAAGCCCGAGGCAGTGAAGAAAAATCTGTATCGCACCATCATGCGTTTAAAAGAAGTTGTGCGCAGTGTTATGATATCATTATTTTTTTGA
- a CDS encoding FecR family protein has product MYDSLYLCFENDRLVDLLILYKEGLINGEEQGELEYLLQQPGAEEAYALFNTWEEEVDLTAEEEEQLLQQLHHRLGLTNTPVAIEAYETPVKKLPPDDWVKYASAAAVLAAVVIGLVFLKSTFNKQPVAVVVQQQPLHINEQPGLNTAVLTLLDGKQLVMSADRDVVVTIGGNTRVISDHGVLSLQSSVAGKAGGKFVLTTRRASTYSVQLPDGSMVRLNANSSIRFPAAFASGSREVEMLNGEAFFTVQTNATAPFTVKSMEQTITVLGTAFNVQAFAGSGKIVTALLQGKIAVAAGKNTLQLQPGQQTLLLNKELTVQNIADTSAVNQWTKDDDWFEFNNTPLSTVITQLENWYGVPFEVLDNNHLAIRVNARLYKRKSLQGILASLGQLVTVRFIQNKDKIVIK; this is encoded by the coding sequence ATGTATGATAGTCTGTATCTGTGCTTTGAAAACGACCGGCTGGTAGATTTGCTCATCCTGTACAAAGAAGGCCTGATTAATGGTGAGGAACAGGGCGAGTTGGAGTATTTATTACAACAACCCGGAGCAGAAGAAGCCTATGCCTTGTTTAACACCTGGGAAGAGGAGGTGGATTTAACCGCAGAAGAGGAGGAACAATTGCTACAACAGTTGCACCACCGGCTGGGGCTAACCAACACCCCTGTTGCTATAGAAGCTTATGAAACACCAGTAAAGAAATTACCGCCTGATGACTGGGTGAAGTATGCGAGCGCAGCAGCTGTGCTGGCTGCGGTAGTTATAGGGCTGGTATTTTTAAAAAGCACTTTCAATAAACAACCCGTTGCTGTTGTTGTGCAACAGCAGCCGTTACATATAAACGAACAACCCGGATTAAATACGGCCGTTCTAACCTTGCTAGATGGAAAACAACTGGTGATGAGTGCAGACCGCGATGTAGTGGTGACCATTGGGGGAAATACCCGGGTAATCAGCGACCACGGAGTGTTATCCCTTCAATCATCAGTCGCGGGAAAGGCGGGAGGTAAGTTTGTGCTCACTACCCGCCGTGCCAGCACCTATTCCGTGCAGTTGCCTGATGGCAGCATGGTACGGCTCAACGCCAACAGCAGTATCCGCTTTCCCGCTGCTTTTGCCAGTGGCAGTAGGGAGGTGGAGATGCTGAACGGCGAGGCTTTTTTCACCGTTCAGACAAATGCCACAGCGCCTTTTACTGTAAAGTCGATGGAACAGACCATCACAGTTTTAGGTACAGCTTTTAATGTGCAGGCTTTTGCCGGCAGTGGTAAGATTGTAACCGCTTTGTTGCAAGGAAAAATTGCAGTGGCAGCAGGAAAAAATACCCTGCAACTGCAGCCGGGGCAACAAACCCTGTTATTAAACAAGGAGTTAACCGTGCAAAACATTGCTGACACCAGTGCAGTGAACCAATGGACAAAGGATGACGACTGGTTTGAATTCAACAACACTCCGTTGAGCACAGTAATAACCCAGCTGGAAAACTGGTATGGGGTACCTTTTGAGGTATTGGATAACAATCACTTAGCGATTCGGGTAAATGCCCGGTTGTATAAAAGGAAATCGTTACAGGGGATATTGGCATCACTGGGGCAGTTGGTAACGGTGCGCTTTATTCAAAATAAAGATAAAATTGTTATTAAATAA